A window of Peromyscus eremicus chromosome 7, PerEre_H2_v1, whole genome shotgun sequence contains these coding sequences:
- the Clec3b gene encoding tetranectin codes for MGFGGTYLLFCLFSILSQVSTESPTPKTKKATNVKKDAVSPKMFEELKSRLDSLAQEVALLKEQQALQTVCLKGTKVNLKCFLAFTQPKTFHEASEDCISRGGTLGTPQSGLENEALFEYARQSAGSEVEIWMGLNDMAAEGAWVDMTGGRLAYKNWETEITAQPDGGKAENCAALAVAANGKWFDKRCRDQLPYICQFAIV; via the exons ATGGGGTTTGGGGGCACCTACCTGcttttctgcctcttctccatCTTGTCCCAGGTCTCTACAGAGTCACCCACCCCAAAGACCAAGAAGGCTACAAATGTCAAGAAAG ATGCGGTGAGCCCAAAGATGTTTGAGGAGCTCAAGAGCAGGCTGGACAGCCTGGCCCAGGAGGTGGCCCTGCTGAAGGAGCAGCAGGCCTTACAGACTG TGTGCCTGAAGGGCACCAAGGTCAACTTGAAGTGCTTCCTGGCCTTCACCCAGCCGAAGACCTTCCACGAGGCCAGCGAGGACTGCATCTCGCGTGGTGGCACGCTGGGCACGCCGCAGTCAGGACTAGAGAACGAGGCACTGTTCGAGTATGCGCGCCAGAGCGCAGGTAGCGAGGtggagatctggatgggcctcAACGACATGGCGGCGGAAGGCGCCTGGGTGGATATGACCGGCGGCCGCCTGGCCTACAAGAATTGGGAGACGGAGATCACCGCGCAGCCTGACGGCGGCAAAGCCGAGAACTGCGCTGCCCTGGCCGTAGCGGCCAACGGCAAGTGGTTCGACAAGCGATGCCGCGACCAGCTGCCCTACATCTGCCAGTTTGCCATCGTGTAG